A region of Bacillota bacterium DNA encodes the following proteins:
- a CDS encoding response regulator transcription factor — protein MALDKPRILVIDDEAAIGNMVKDYLEAQGYRVDWAADGLAGLDVFRRTRPDLIVLDLMLPGKSGLDVCREIRSESDVPIIMLTAKSEEVDRVVGLELGADDYVTKPFSLRELAARVRAVLRRAGKDAEDEGSPVLEVGDIIVDTDRHEVSVAGRAVTLTPTEFAILSFLAERPGKVASRLQLVNAALGEAYAGYERSIDTHVSNLRKKIEEDPSNPKRLVTVYGLGYKLADSRDQSRP, from the coding sequence ATGGCTTTGGATAAGCCACGGATCCTTGTGATAGACGACGAAGCCGCCATAGGCAATATGGTCAAGGACTACCTGGAGGCGCAGGGATACCGGGTCGACTGGGCGGCCGATGGACTGGCGGGCCTCGACGTTTTTCGCAGAACCCGTCCCGACCTCATTGTCCTCGACCTCATGCTTCCCGGAAAAAGCGGGCTCGACGTCTGCCGCGAAATCAGGTCCGAGAGCGACGTGCCAATCATCATGCTCACGGCGAAATCAGAGGAAGTCGACCGTGTCGTGGGGCTCGAGCTCGGAGCGGACGACTACGTCACAAAGCCGTTCAGCCTGCGGGAGCTTGCCGCGAGAGTGCGGGCGGTCCTCAGAAGGGCCGGCAAGGACGCCGAAGACGAGGGAAGCCCTGTTCTTGAAGTAGGCGACATAATCGTGGACACTGATCGCCACGAGGTCTCCGTTGCAGGGCGTGCAGTGACCCTTACGCCGACGGAGTTCGCGATCCTGAGCTTCCTAGCGGAGCGACCGGGCAAGGTCGCAAGCCGCCTTCAGCTCGTGAACGCCGCCCTCGGGGAAGCCTATGCCGGGTACGAACGGTCAATCGACACGCACGTGAGCAACCTGCGCAAGAAGATCGAAGAGGACCCATCGAATCCCAAACGGCTTGTAACAGTGTACGGCCTTGGCTATAAGCTCGCCGATTCCAGGGACCAGTCCCGACCTTGA
- a CDS encoding MFS transporter: MFNVIILGLVSLLTDISTEMVYPLLPLFLTTRLGATPAVVGLIEGIAESLASLLKVFSGYLADLFGRKKPLAILGYGSSTAGKVVLYVARSWPAVLVARVIDRLGKGIRTAPRDALIADSSTPETRGRAYGLHRALDTLGAAAGVLLAYYFVVAYKGDYARVFLWAMVPAFMGVAVLFLARETRVDADETAASAEDSCTGSSAARADGRTRGEGGTECRPVPAARRRKSLPFQWSKLDRRLRGFLIVVFLFALGNSSNQFLILRAGDLGFGPEKVLLVYFLYNVVYSVLSYPAGHLSDRVGRKTLLVAGYAMYGLVYLGFAFARAPWHVWALFSVYGAYIALTEGIEKALVADIAPVQLRATTIGLHATLVGVGLLPASLLAGFLWNLFGPQATFLFGGMMGLLAAVGIWVVV; encoded by the coding sequence GTGTTCAATGTGATCATCCTTGGCTTGGTGAGTCTGCTCACGGACATCAGCACTGAAATGGTCTACCCTCTCCTGCCCCTTTTCCTTACAACACGGCTGGGCGCGACGCCTGCCGTGGTCGGGCTCATCGAGGGCATAGCGGAAAGCTTGGCGAGCTTGTTGAAGGTCTTCTCGGGATATCTCGCCGACCTTTTCGGGCGGAAGAAGCCCCTCGCGATCTTGGGATACGGCTCGTCCACCGCGGGGAAGGTCGTCCTGTATGTCGCGCGTTCGTGGCCAGCGGTGCTGGTTGCCAGGGTCATTGACAGGCTCGGCAAGGGCATTCGCACAGCGCCGCGCGATGCCCTGATCGCTGACTCGTCTACTCCCGAGACGCGGGGACGGGCATACGGATTGCACAGGGCCCTGGACACCCTGGGGGCGGCGGCAGGGGTGCTGCTTGCGTACTATTTCGTTGTGGCGTACAAGGGGGATTACGCTCGCGTATTCCTGTGGGCCATGGTGCCTGCCTTCATGGGGGTGGCGGTCCTCTTCCTCGCGCGTGAGACCAGAGTGGACGCGGATGAGACGGCAGCGTCCGCCGAGGACTCCTGCACCGGTAGCAGCGCAGCCAGAGCCGACGGTCGCACGAGAGGCGAAGGCGGGACCGAATGTCGCCCGGTCCCCGCGGCCAGGCGACGGAAGTCGCTGCCTTTCCAGTGGTCGAAGCTGGATCGCCGCCTGCGCGGATTCCTCATCGTGGTGTTCCTCTTTGCCCTCGGCAACTCATCCAACCAATTCCTCATCCTTCGTGCGGGCGACCTCGGCTTTGGTCCCGAGAAGGTGCTCCTCGTGTATTTCCTCTACAATGTGGTCTATTCGGTGTTGTCCTACCCGGCCGGGCACCTTTCGGACAGAGTGGGCCGGAAGACGCTTCTTGTCGCGGGCTACGCCATGTACGGCCTCGTGTATCTGGGCTTCGCGTTTGCGAGGGCGCCGTGGCACGTGTGGGCGCTCTTCTCCGTTTACGGCGCGTACATCGCGCTTACTGAAGGGATTGAGAAGGCGCTTGTGGCGGACATCGCTCCGGTGCAGCTGAGGGCCACCACCATCGGCCTTCACGCGACCTTGGTCGGGGTGGGCCTCCTCCCGGCCTCGCTCCTCGCAGGATTCCTCTGGAACCTCTTCGGCCCTCAAGCGACGTTCCTCTTCGGTGGCATGATGGGCCTGCTCGCTGCCGTCGGCATCTGGGTTGTCGTCTAG
- a CDS encoding amidase domain-containing protein yields MKATPDRRDPKKPRGARTRAFIAALLVVAAVAGAGLARLGSGAWPGQAVPPRTPAARAVVSALEDIFDARAAALVRGDLSLIERYYETGGAASARKALQHEARKLRYVQAWASKRGVAITAADAHLQVKSVALGRDTANAVVWQSLNVRYRPSSRPAVADNVFGIRTRHNVTLVRKAGAWLVRSDEYTDPLGEDTLVPEVAPAASLEPADSVEFVYPPQGALESQGYEAAAAAPSQRRVSGTGAYNRKRAVAYADRYCGVKVSPGAESGYNPLYLDYTDMGGDCTNFVSQVLGDSKAGGIPHDSVWYYDYASSRGGSKAWVETDALAAHLTESGMARLLARGSFREVQAPTARFPRGALALLEPGDIIAYEEKGEIQHFAVITARDPSGYPLVNTHTADRYHVPWDLGWDKNTVFWLFKIVR; encoded by the coding sequence GTGAAAGCCACCCCAGACAGACGTGACCCGAAAAAGCCCAGGGGCGCAAGAACACGGGCCTTCATTGCAGCATTGCTCGTCGTGGCCGCCGTGGCTGGCGCCGGGCTCGCTCGGCTCGGCTCCGGCGCATGGCCCGGCCAGGCCGTCCCGCCTCGAACCCCCGCAGCAAGAGCCGTCGTATCAGCGCTCGAGGATATCTTCGATGCACGCGCGGCGGCCCTTGTCCGGGGAGACCTCTCGCTCATCGAGCGATACTACGAAACCGGCGGCGCCGCGAGCGCCCGCAAGGCCCTTCAGCACGAAGCTCGGAAGCTCCGGTATGTTCAGGCGTGGGCGTCGAAGCGCGGCGTCGCGATCACAGCGGCTGATGCCCATCTCCAGGTCAAATCAGTAGCGCTCGGTCGCGACACAGCGAACGCCGTGGTGTGGCAGAGCCTCAACGTCCGCTACAGGCCGTCTTCCCGTCCGGCAGTGGCCGACAACGTATTCGGGATCAGGACGCGCCACAATGTCACGCTCGTCCGCAAGGCGGGCGCTTGGCTCGTGCGCTCCGACGAGTACACTGACCCTCTCGGCGAGGATACCCTCGTCCCGGAAGTCGCCCCCGCGGCCTCGCTCGAACCGGCAGACTCCGTGGAATTCGTGTATCCGCCCCAGGGCGCCCTGGAAAGCCAGGGGTACGAGGCAGCTGCAGCCGCGCCGTCGCAGCGCCGGGTCTCGGGGACAGGGGCGTACAACCGTAAGCGAGCCGTTGCGTACGCGGACAGGTACTGCGGGGTAAAGGTCTCGCCGGGCGCTGAGTCCGGGTACAATCCTCTGTACCTCGATTACACCGACATGGGCGGAGACTGCACAAACTTCGTGTCACAGGTGCTCGGCGACAGCAAGGCTGGCGGGATCCCACACGACTCGGTGTGGTACTATGACTACGCGTCCTCAAGAGGCGGCAGCAAGGCCTGGGTGGAGACCGATGCTCTCGCCGCCCACCTCACCGAAAGCGGCATGGCGCGCCTCCTTGCCCGAGGCTCGTTCCGCGAGGTCCAGGCCCCCACCGCGCGCTTCCCGAGGGGGGCACTGGCCTTGCTCGAGCCTGGCGACATCATCGCCTACGAAGAGAAAGGCGAGATCCAGCACTTCGCCGTCATCACGGCCAGAGATCCTTCGGGATATCCCCTTGTCAACACGCATACCGCGGACCGCTACCACGTCCCGTGGGACCTCGGATGGGACAAGAACACCGTCTTCTGGCTCTTCAAGATAGTGAGGTGA
- a CDS encoding phosphomannomutase/phosphoglucomutase — protein sequence MAGIEREGDGSRPVTEVEVPDHVFREYDIRGVVGRDLSSAFVYWLGRALGTFYRRHGVRSVSLGRDARLSSPAFRDEMSAGLMESGMDVIDIGLVPTPVLYFSLFNLDVGGGVMITGSHNPPDENGFKVCLGKTTIYGEAIQDVRRIMVARDFAIGNGTCRFVSVNEAYVRAVSGGIVREGGARRSVKAVVDAGNGTGNTVALDVYRSLGHEVVGLYSEPDGRFPNHHPDPTIPANLEALASEVKRSGSEVGIAFDGDADRIGVVASDGTILWGDQLLILFARDILARHPGAKIIGEVKCSEALFEEIRKAGGVPIMWKVGHSLIKAKLKEDGALLAGEMSGHLFFADKYYGFDDAVYAGARLLDLLSRSRGGLDELVRTLPRMYNTPEIRVDCPEGCKRAVVEHVATEFSRTCEVNRVDGARIRFAHGWALVRASNTQPVIVLRFEATSPEELEGMKEAVLREVRAAMRGCVTSLS from the coding sequence ATGGCAGGAATAGAGCGCGAGGGGGACGGCTCGAGGCCCGTCACGGAAGTAGAAGTACCCGACCACGTGTTTCGAGAGTACGATATCCGTGGCGTCGTGGGACGCGACCTCTCGAGCGCATTCGTATATTGGCTGGGACGCGCGCTAGGAACGTTCTACCGGCGCCACGGGGTCAGGTCGGTCTCGCTTGGCCGTGACGCCCGGTTGAGTTCGCCCGCTTTCAGGGACGAGATGTCGGCCGGCCTGATGGAGAGCGGCATGGATGTGATAGACATCGGCCTTGTGCCGACGCCCGTCCTGTACTTCTCCCTTTTCAACCTCGATGTGGGCGGGGGCGTCATGATAACGGGGAGCCACAATCCGCCTGACGAGAACGGGTTCAAGGTTTGCCTGGGCAAGACGACCATATACGGCGAGGCCATCCAGGACGTGAGGAGAATCATGGTCGCCCGCGACTTTGCGATAGGCAACGGAACCTGCCGGTTCGTGTCGGTCAACGAGGCATACGTCCGGGCCGTCTCCGGAGGGATCGTGCGCGAGGGCGGCGCGAGGCGCAGTGTAAAGGCCGTGGTCGACGCTGGAAACGGGACGGGGAACACCGTGGCGCTTGACGTCTACAGATCCCTCGGCCACGAGGTGGTCGGGCTTTACTCGGAGCCTGATGGCAGGTTTCCCAACCATCATCCCGATCCTACGATCCCTGCGAACCTCGAGGCGCTTGCAAGCGAGGTGAAAAGGAGCGGGTCCGAGGTGGGCATCGCCTTCGACGGCGACGCCGACAGAATCGGCGTGGTCGCTTCAGACGGCACCATCCTGTGGGGCGATCAGCTCCTCATCCTGTTCGCCAGAGACATCCTCGCGAGGCATCCCGGGGCGAAGATCATAGGTGAGGTGAAGTGCTCGGAGGCGCTTTTCGAGGAGATTAGGAAGGCGGGGGGCGTCCCGATCATGTGGAAGGTCGGTCACTCGCTCATAAAGGCGAAGCTCAAGGAGGACGGGGCGCTTCTGGCGGGCGAGATGAGCGGACATCTCTTCTTCGCTGACAAGTACTACGGGTTCGACGACGCGGTGTACGCCGGGGCACGGCTCCTCGACCTCTTGTCGCGGTCGCGCGGCGGTCTCGACGAGCTGGTCAGGACCTTGCCAAGGATGTATAACACGCCCGAGATCCGCGTGGACTGCCCCGAAGGGTGTAAGCGTGCTGTTGTCGAGCATGTGGCGACCGAGTTCAGCCGCACTTGCGAGGTAAACCGAGTCGATGGGGCGCGAATCCGGTTTGCGCACGGGTGGGCACTTGTGAGGGCGTCCAACACCCAGCCCGTCATCGTCCTAAGGTTCGAGGCGACGAGTCCCGAGGAGCTGGAAGGCATGAAGGAGGCCGTGCTTCGCGAGGTGCGGGCCGCCATGCGCGGGTGCGTCACCTCACTATCTTGA
- a CDS encoding HAMP domain-containing histidine kinase produces the protein MTIGRKISIAFAIVAVCGALLTAVVANTATRSVFDWYVRGATEARAEQWRDLFAAYYAQQGSWSGVGVLVPPAATAPPGQARGRGLGRPWANILPAGARGERVILADETGRVVADSEGTAVGTFLEESSARFSLPVVVDGEQVGIVALETPFQKGLVTLEAEFLRRVTVSTMLGAVLAALLGAALASTFSRQISAPLVELGRAARRIARRDFSMKVEPESDGEIGDVARAFNLMQESLMESEDARQKLMADIAHELRTPLAVLRGNLESLQDGIAQPTHEMLVSLHDEVIRLSRIVEDLLNLGRMQSGGFPLHLVPTRIGEVASRVTAVFGPEAESRHIRLQTTVEPDTPPVQADPDRIAQVLVNLLANAMRHTPDGGLVAVSVRRHDDGGVAVSVRDTGAGIAEKDIPHVFDRFYRTDEARDRSTGGSGLGLAIAKGIVEAHGGRIWVDSEPGRGAAFTFTIPGVH, from the coding sequence ATGACCATCGGGCGAAAGATCTCCATAGCGTTCGCGATAGTGGCAGTGTGTGGAGCGCTTCTCACGGCGGTCGTGGCCAACACTGCAACGCGCTCCGTGTTCGATTGGTACGTGCGTGGTGCCACGGAAGCCCGCGCAGAACAATGGCGCGACCTTTTCGCCGCATATTACGCCCAGCAGGGTTCTTGGTCGGGCGTGGGCGTCTTGGTGCCCCCGGCGGCGACGGCACCGCCCGGCCAAGCACGCGGCAGGGGACTGGGCAGGCCGTGGGCCAACATCCTCCCGGCTGGGGCCAGAGGCGAACGGGTGATCCTTGCCGACGAAACCGGCAGGGTCGTAGCTGACTCAGAGGGAACGGCAGTCGGCACGTTCCTCGAGGAAAGCTCCGCCAGATTCTCGCTTCCCGTGGTCGTAGACGGCGAGCAGGTAGGCATTGTGGCGCTCGAGACGCCCTTCCAGAAGGGGCTCGTGACGCTGGAGGCGGAATTCCTGCGTCGTGTGACGGTCTCCACCATGCTCGGAGCTGTGCTCGCGGCGCTCCTCGGCGCTGCCCTCGCGTCGACATTCTCGCGGCAGATATCCGCACCCCTCGTCGAGCTTGGACGCGCCGCGCGCCGCATTGCCCGCCGCGATTTCAGCATGAAGGTCGAGCCTGAGTCCGACGGCGAGATCGGGGACGTGGCCCGCGCGTTCAATCTTATGCAAGAGAGCCTGATGGAAAGCGAAGACGCCCGCCAGAAGCTCATGGCGGACATAGCTCACGAGCTCCGTACCCCGCTTGCGGTCCTGCGAGGGAATCTTGAGTCCCTGCAAGACGGCATAGCCCAGCCGACCCACGAGATGCTCGTGTCCCTCCACGATGAGGTGATCCGGCTCTCCCGCATCGTGGAGGACCTCCTTAACCTGGGACGCATGCAGTCGGGAGGCTTCCCACTCCATCTCGTGCCCACGCGGATCGGCGAAGTTGCCTCGCGAGTGACGGCCGTCTTCGGCCCGGAAGCCGAGTCGCGCCACATCCGGCTGCAGACAACCGTCGAGCCCGACACTCCGCCAGTTCAAGCTGACCCCGACCGGATAGCCCAGGTGCTCGTGAACCTGCTTGCCAACGCCATGCGCCACACGCCAGACGGAGGCCTTGTGGCGGTCTCGGTCCGTCGGCACGACGACGGCGGCGTTGCCGTGTCCGTTCGCGACACCGGCGCGGGGATAGCGGAGAAGGACATCCCCCACGTGTTCGACAGGTTCTACCGGACAGACGAGGCTCGGGACCGCTCGACCGGCGGCTCAGGCTTGGGGCTTGCCATAGCCAAGGGAATTGTAGAGGCCCACGGCGGCCGCATATGGGTTGACAGCGAACCAGGCCGCGGCGCTGCGTTCACGTTCACCATCCCCGGGGTGCACTGA